The following are encoded in a window of Danio aesculapii chromosome 12, fDanAes4.1, whole genome shotgun sequence genomic DNA:
- the gdf2 gene encoding growth/differentiation factor 2: MWRLAYLLLLMSIASRLSEGKSLGEAASLEDSMFIQEQKLVEEDDLNKVESFLGFMKEDFLRKLNLSGVPQEHRKVQPPQFMIELYNRYASDKNSIPRSDVIRSFVIQDVIYSIRKGNKTQHRLLFNVSIPNHEEITSVQLRLFTLWERRKPACNDLFTSINVYDVEYEQNANILHLLDGRDVRESVNTWEAFDVTGAVRIWHESGRGAGEIQVEVQHNCESFEISLSLEDNSSAVVIVFSDDLGNRKEESMRKVKEMLDREQQQVENQIPMSNQHRRRKRKAKNNYCRRTSLKVNFKDIGWDKWIVAPSEYDAYECKGVCYFPLTDDVSPSRHAVIQTLVNLSNPKKANMACCVPTKLDPIAVMYQEKGVITVRHLYEEMKVAKCGCR, encoded by the exons ATGTGGCGTTTAGCATATTTGCTCCTTCTGATGTCCATCGCTTCCAGGCTTAGCGAGGGGAAATCTTTAGGTGAAGCTGCCAGCTTGGAAGATTCAATGTTCATTCAAGAGCAGAAGCTAGTTGAAGAAGACGACTTGAACAAGGTGGAGAGTTTTTTAGGCTTCATGAAGGAAGATTTTTTGAGGAAGCTGAATTTATCAGGCGTGCCGCAGGAACACAGGAAGGTTCAGCCTCCTCAGTTCATGATCGAACTCTATAATAGATACGCTTCTGACAAGAACTCCATCCCTCGGTCGGATGTCATCCGAAGCTTTGTCATTCAGG ATGTTATATATTCCATCAGAAAGGGCAACAAAACCCAACACCGGCTGCTATTCAACGTTTCCATCCCAAATCACGAAGAGATTACCTCAGTCCAACTACGGCTGTTCACTCTCTGGGAAAGACGTAAACCCGCCTGCAACGATCTCTTCACATCCATAAACGTTTACGATGTAGAATACGAGCAGAATGCTAATATTTTACACCTCCTGGATGGCAGAGACGTGAGAGAGTCCGTAAACACATGGGAGGCTTTTGACGTGACTGGAGCCGTCAGGATTTGGCATGAATCTGGACGTGGAGCTGGCGAAATACAGGTAGAAGTGCAACATAACTGTGAATCCTTCGAGATAAGTTTGAGTCTAGAAGACAACAGCTCTGCAGTGGTCATCGTTTTTTCGGATGACCTCGGAAACCGGAAGGAAGAGTCGATGAGGAAGGTTAAAGAGATGCTTGATCGTGAACAACAGCAAGTGGAAAATCAAATTCCGATGAGCAACCAACACCGCAGGAGAAAGAGGAAAGCAAAAAACAATTATTGTCGGAGAACTTCCCTGAAGGTCAATTTCAAAGACATCGGATGGGATAAATGGATCGTTGCGCCGTCGGAATATGACGCGTACGAGTGCAAAGGTGTGTGTTATTTCCCACTAACAGATGACGTAAGCCCATCCAGACATGCAGTCATCCAGACACTGGTTAACCTCAGCAATCCAAAGAAAGCAAACATGGCATGCTGCGTCCCAACCAAGCTGGACCCAATCGCCGTCATGTACCAGGAAAAGGGTGTCATCACTGTCCGACATCTCTATGAGGAGATGAAAGTTGCTAAGTGTGGCTGTAGGTAG